TAAACTGTACTATTAAAGTAATCATTTTATACGATAgtagtgttagtttaaatagaattttgatgattaagAGTTTTTAACAAATACAGTAAGGGATTATAatagaggttagtttagtgggaaaattaatacAGGTAAAGGTAGCATATAGTGTTACCccccacccctgataaagcaggggctgcagaggatagaaaataagaacaaagaagaGTTAGGACTTAGGAGTTGCTCTTGAGGAGCCATACAGACCATGGCTTAAGTTAATGATTAAGGGAAACAATCAAGTCCTAGGAAttagctcaagttctttttgATATTGGAAAATGTGTTCACAGGTTCCAGTGTGCATcacagctaaaacaaagctttaaacaaTTGACTTCATGTAACTAAAAAAGAATTGGATGATTAGTTAATTGGACTGGACTTTaaatatgaaaagtgaaactAATAACCTGTTTTTCTGGCAATTATGAAAACTACTGCCTATGTAAATGGTTATGACTTAAAGGCTCCTGATCTTTGAGAAgtctaaaagataaatgtttaactgTATGTAGGttcttggggataatttgttttccacctgtaatatgtaaaatgtttaatcatgtaatgAATATGGAAAACATGGggttttttttacttgtattcaattgtaatcattcacttaaaaaaatagaatgtaaccacattgtaatttttatattgcttgaaagactctgctggggtatataagctgtaagggaaaaaatatagaagtcagaaggaaaacaccaggaaagatgtagaaggaagacatcaggaagtaGTTAAAAGAAGTCATCAGGAAAGAGcaagaagggaaacatcagggtagaagaacaacaggaaaagaaTAGTGTAtaacaagcaacagaaagaattaaaaaacagaagagaaattttTATTCCTCAGAAAAAGAAGTCTATGTGTTTTTTCTTGCCAACTCTGCATTTCATTCTTAGTCCCTCTGACCTACAGAAGGATAGACCCTCTGCACATTGAACTCTAATATACATTTGAACCATGTGAGTATCTTTTCAAAATATACAATTACTAAGAGGTTGATATTACAGAGTCCAACCACCATTCTGCTCCATCCTCACTGTCTGGTCACTGTTCCTACACCACTTAAGTCAAATTCAAATGGAACTAATTGAAGCAAAGGTAAAGGGAAGATGTAAGTAATGTGGATCCAACAGGGCCAGTCAGTCAGTCACTGACTGGTGTCTTCCCTGTGTATAGTGGTCAGGAAGGACCAGgcagaaacagtgtcttctggacgtGACAGGAGTGTTGTACTTACTCATGGACTCTCAGCAGCTCCATAAAACCTGTACAACATCAAATCAGTTAGCATTCCAGCACGGAGATGGGAGGGGTTCTGGAAcctccacccctaactgaggagctattgaccaATGATCATTTCTCAGGGAGAAAACATCAGGTTTTAAGGGTGTGGCATCTGGAATGCCAATCAAGTTCCAGTAGAAGGTTCCACACCTTAGTATATGAGCAGCACTAATTAGACTTACTAGTTTTTTTAAGGACAAAGCTGGGAAGCCATAAGGAGATTGGAgggtggatcttggaggagttaaGAATAGGGtgctgaatatgatcaaaatacattgtatacatagatgaaattctcaaaaagtaaaatattatagtaaaaaaactttcaagaaaaaaaaacactgagaatTGTGCTTAAAATGATGCACACTAGTCCTTCAAAAATTAGAACCAGCATTAatggaaaatttttattcattaatcaGATTCGATAAGCTAAAAGCaggaacatcttttaaaaatgataatatatgAAGATAGCACATCATTTTATTGCAAATtagtcacttttaaaaaaatggatgagAGAAGACATCAAACTGTGTGCACTCTGGAGAAATGGAGAAGTGACAACTTCTGATCCATGAAGCTAGATTCTTCAGCAGGCTGAAGCTTGATGGTTCTAGAGCCCTGGGGCTCTTCACTTGATGTAGAAAAGCTGAAGAAATAGAATATGATGTCATCAGAGGACAATGGTGACAACTATAAATATGTGTTCAGGAAGAAGGACATCCAGGTGATGCTACTTCTTCCTTGGACTACCAATTGGTGGGTGTCAACATAGGTACCACCCACTTTGAGGATGAGTCCCACCCCACTCAGTTAATCTTCCCTACTAGAAACACTCAGAAGCATGTCTCCTAGACCCCAGTCTTGAAGTAAGACCAACTATCACAAGACTCAAGAAGGACACCTCTAATTCCTATAGAATCTCTGACTAGTAACAGACTAGCAAGTTTTAAAAACTAACAGTTTTAACAAACTCAGGAAGGCCTGATTTAGAAGCTGTTTAAGGACAATGTGTCTTTAGTCAAATGGGACCGGTCCTTAGCTGTTTTCTTGACATATTTTAAGTCCTACCTGAAAAAGCTGTAAAAATATTAGTTTGGTGTCTCCTTACTTTGGTGGAACTGCAGGAGCAGCTTGCTCATTTCTGGGCATTGTCATATCTACTTCCcatgcaggaggattgccagtgAAATCTCCTTTACTCTCAGCTTCACAGAAAAGAGGATACCGACTAAAGGTAgggggagaagaaagacaaatatcatataGGGGGCTGAAGATTTAGTCAGACCTTAGAGTTTAGAAGGCTGCACTCAAGGCCAAATTCCAGTGACTAGTAGATGCACTGATTCAAGTGAATCACTTACAACAATGTTAGCTTAtgatatatgattttaaaatcttAGTTGTAGTGGGCAATGGCTCACAGAAACTTACTACTGGTCAAGTGCAGAAAACAAGCATCAGTAGACTGTTCAGCCACAAACAGGTCATttatacacacatttacacacatgtatacacacacacactcaatactATAAAGAAAGAAGGTGTGGGAAGATAATAAGAGCCAAAGGTCAGAGAGGACCAGACAGACAGAATGTCTCTAAAAATAACAGGACCTCTtcactcatgagctcacagtaCCTGTGGTTAACTTAAGACCTGCATAAGAGGAGCCATGGACAGTCAATGGCATGGGgggggaggcagaatcaggtgtTTTTTAATGGTTTGACTCCTGGTGGGTAAATCATACTCCAGTGGATGACCCCCACACCCATGAGTATATGAACAGCACAAATTGGAGTCAatgagttttgtgggttttttttttttaattttaaaaagaacacaatgTTAGGGAATAGGTAGAGAGGTGGGAAGAGATAGGGTGGAAGTAGGGATGGATAGAAtacaaatacattatatgcaaTTATCtaggaattaattaaaatattgcaTTAAAAAGGTTAGCTGCTCCAAGATAGACgaggtggttacacagagaaaccctgtcttgagaaacaaacaaataaacaaaaattagctGCTATAGCAGATATTACTCTTTGTGTGGAGGACGTGACAGATGGCTTCAGTAATTACTTGAAGGGAAAATGGtatcaaagtaaaaataatgaatgtgttctctcatatgtggatcctgAATCATACACATAGGACATGAGTGTAGAAGTGTTATTTGGGTAAAGAAATGGCATTagcagaaaggaggaaatggggagaaTATGGTCAAAGTACATGAGACACTtgaatttgcatatatttatgaGCCCCTTGACTATGTGCAATGAATATAGGctaattaaaaatgtctttaagtgATCATAATAAAGTGAGGCGATGGGAGTGAGGTTTCAAACATGATGAGGAAGACTGGCCATTAAAAACACAATATCCCAACTTTATGACACATTTATGTGCAAAaccattttaaaagcaaattcctTTTAAGATGTTCATTAAATGATTTTAACCAGAAAAATCTAATAGATTGCCCCCTAAAACCTGTTAAGTTTATCATAACTTTGCAAAAATTGGATCAGAGTTGCTAGTGACCTATACATTAGATTTTCTCAAATGGATTAACTAATAAGATATAAAAGGAAGCTGAATCTCACCCCATGGGTCAGCTTTAAATCTGCCCCCTCTCCTTATGGCATCAGCTCCACCCACCCATGCTGCATGCTGCCCTTgatttttctgatatatttttgtatctttcaggcttttttttttctgtcctcagTAAACTTGAATATGGACTTATTTTTAAAGTAGTCTAGCTTGATTAGCTGGGTGAGACCTGTGAGGTTTACAGCCATTCTGACACTAGTATTAGCAAAGTGGATTAATATCCTTCTCTTCTCCAGCATTCTAAAGCTCTAGGAGACAATTGTAATTTTGAAGACTCAGGGCCAAGGATAAAGAGATTTACATTCCCTTTAGACGTTGgattccaccaccaccacaccaacccACACTCTAGGTTGTATGATTTAACATTTAGGGCTTGGGTCTTTTATCAAGAGGGTTGAGGTGAAGCTGAGGCCTTGGACAGGTGCCCCACCTGTGATACTCACCTGTGCATCACACAGGACAGAAGCATCTCAGCTCGTGCAGTAGAGTTTTTTGAGATATATGTAAGTTTAGTCTGAAGCAGAGTGACATCACCAAGAACCTACAGAGGCAAAGAAAGGTTTAAAATCTATGTTTATCTCACAGATCTCAGGAGACTTCAAGGGATTTGAATAAGAGCTTATAGGTACTTCAAGTTCTCCAAAAGAAACAGCCATTTCCCTAAACAATTACTCATGAGAAGAAGAACCATCTTCTAAATGAAGAGATAGGTTCAATCTGGTACATTATTTGGATGTAAAAGTCAGATAATACTTGTTTATTGAAAGAGATCAGCTCTTcagttcatattttttaaatcatatgttTACACCTCCTTTTCAGAAACACAATAGAAGGTAACATGTGCTTATTTTGGAGAACATCAGCTTTCAgatcagctgaaacccatctggaaTTCAGATTTCTGAGACTTTCATTTAAATGATTAACTCTGGACTCTtgctttgagactgggtctcatatAGTCTacgctgtccttgaactctctaggtagccaggatggccttgaattcctgatcctcctcctgcctctgcctctccagtgctagggttaGAGATGTGCTCCACCAAGCCAAGTTTCTGTGGTGTTAGGGATCAAATACAGAGCCTTGTACCTGTTAGATGAGCATGCTACAACTGAGACACATAGATAGAGCCCCAGTACCTGTGTcagttcttaaaagaaaagaagggagggggagggagagggggagggagagggggagggggagggggagggagggggagggagggggagagagggggagggagggggagggagggggagggagggggagagggagaagaaaccaCTGTGATGAAGTTCTAGTTCTAATCAGGTATCTGGCTGAATTGCAAACAGCCTGCAGGATCACCCACAGCTGTCTGAGttcaccacagcccagctccttTCACACAATAATAATTCTCCCAAAGGCACTTAATAAACATCCTGTATCCTGCATGCACAGCTCCATCTAAAATATTCTTCCTATGTCACCAGATCTGTCGTTCATCTCAACCTGTCAAAGTTGTGCAATGTCTCATAATAAGTATTGTTATGGCAaagtttctgatttttatttttttaatcaactcaAAATCCCAGTTAATGTTAGACAGCAGTGAATAACTAACCTGTCGATGCTCCCAGTAGGGAGCTCCGAGGACCTTTGTGATGTTTAGCCAATGTTACTCTCTTCCACCTGAGGCTAGCCAAATGTCAAGGACTGTAATGTGCCAACTAGTTTGGGATACTACTTGGTGATGTTCAGAAAACAGGTCTCTTCCCATCAGCAAGTTAACATCACATTTCCTGGATGTGACTTTTAAAGACATTAACCCAGCTATATGACAAATAGAAACAATGATTTCCATTTTGTGGGTCCAAGGAATGGACCGTAAACACTATCATTTCTTCTTACTTTATTGACAATGCCGCAGGAGTAAGTACGGTAGGTAAAGTCATAGACATCGTTTGGCCAGACGGTGTTCACGGGACAGCCGATTCCTAAAAACACTTCATCAGGTTCCATAAAAATATTGGGGAATAACGTGGCCTTAATCCTGAGATAGAACCAATGATTGGTGCACTGCAGACGATAGGCTAAGAAGTAGAAAAGAGAATATTTCTGTTAACAGGCTGTATGGGAATCATCACAGAACATTTGAGCAGAGCTACTTAATGCAAGAGTTCATcccttaacaaaataaaacatgttgtAGAGAGAAGCACGTCCTTAAAATATAATCATCTGCTATTAATTCATCCCTAATATACTCACATACACTCCTATCTCctaaaggtatttttaataaGTCTGTCAGGGAGAAGAgcaatacaaatttaaaacatttttaatcctTTAATTCCATTCTCAGAAGTCAATATTTTTCTTAGGGcaagtctcactacatagctctgaatgacctggaactctcaatgtagaccaggctggccttgaactcacagagctccacctgtctctgccccccaagtgctgaaatAAAAGGTGTGCAAAACCATGCCTGGTCTCAAAGCCAGCATTTTGTACAGCTGGGACACAAGAACATATTTCTAGTGTAACACTCCGTGAAGTGCAGAGCATGGCTGCACTCGGGATCAACTCATGCTCCTCCACACTAGtccttgttttcatttctaaatcCATAGCCTCAtggtacatataaacaaacatgGAAGGTTGATATAGCAATAAACACTAGTCAGGAACGCCACAaccaacttgttatgccatgtttggtggatatccctgggaggactgctcttttttttttttttttttaacaaagggaaatggaggaggaatgggtctgggggagaagggaggtaagaggagtggagggaggggaaataccTCTAAACAATACTGAGCAAAATAAATCTATAGAATGAATTATAAATAATACTTTAGATACCTGTAAACCATACTTCTGCTTCTGTAAAGCTGAAGTAAAATTATGAAACGTGCAGAGGAATGGATGATTACTAAGCTTCCGGATGGATAGAGGGAAGACAATGAGATCAGAGATGACCATAGGGACTCCCATTCTAACTGAAATTTCACTTTGATCCTAATTTAAGCAAGGAAAGCAAGTCAGCATGGATTTAACAAGTCTGTGTGATGAGATAGTGGATACTAATATGATTGCTTAGAGCAGTCTCCTTTAAGTAGCTCCtaataacaagaaataaaatacattaaccAACACACTAAGAGTCTTGCAACTTCCCTAGCATCAAGACTAGGTTATCTTGTTGAAAGTAATTTGACAAAAATACCTAACTTTTTGTTGTAATTCTAAACTTTCAAACTAAGAGCTTGCACTCATATTTAAGTGACCAATCACTCAAGTCTGCTTAAAGTAGACTTGTTGGCGCTCAAACTGAGGAAACTGGATCGGTTAGTCATCTTACCACAAGGAGCTGGCCTTCCCTCTCAGATACTGTGGCTCCATAGAGGATAAGGCCAAGAAAGAATGCTGAACCCTTGAAAAGGCTCCTTTCCTACATGCCACAGGATGtcctgagattatttatttatttatttatttatttatttatttatttatttatttatttatgtatttattggttttttgacacaaggtttctctgtgtagccctggccgtcctagaacttggtctgtagaccaagctggccttgaactcacaaataaagacatgcaccaccatgtccaatGAGTCCCAAGTTCTTAACAGCGCATGAATACCTCTGTGCTTTTCAGGCCACTCCACTTTCCTCAGAGCTAACTCACCTCAAGCACTGAATCCCCAGAATATGATGTGATCTGGGAAAGGtcaaaagaaaaggggaaatggagaaagaaggaacTCAAGTAAGGACAGTGTCTACTCTCAGTAGAAATGTGAGATTCTAAGATCATGCATCTGAAAGAGACCAATCCCTATGAAACAGTCTAAAAGCCCCGTCCCTCAGCACATGTTAACACACCCCAATTCTTCAAGTCATGTGTGATACCTGCCCAATCATCAGCCCAAGTTCTCATAAAGAAAAGAAGCAGAAGGAGCCGCCGCAGACCCAGCAAAGACTTCATTGCTCAGATTGGAGATCAAACCCCACAGAagaactgagagacagagagagtaaaaGGCCTTCTTATATGCTGGAATAGATGACCCTCAGTTGGGAGTAATTAACTAGTGCCTTTTACAGCACACATGTGCCACTAATACACCCTCAGTTCATCATTAAAATGTAACactttatttacatttaatttactCTCAATCATGACTGCTGAGAGATGAGACTTCTACAGGTggtccagaaaaaaaatagaaggctGACTTGCATTGGAATCTGTACCATTATGTATAGAGTAATTTTATACACTAAGGTATACTTTGTTAAAACTCCCTACCATCCCAAAATATCTGTGTCTCATTATCTAACACTACAGGAGTAACTGTATAAGAATATGATTGCCCTGTGTCACTTAGAATGCAAAGACTCAACACCTTGAGACCTCCTATACTTCCACATCATCCCACCAATCCACCTCTGAGCAGTGGCCCTCAATCAGATTCACCTGCAGAGTACTCTTTCTAATACATGATAACTGAATTACAGccattctttttttcctaattcAGTAGGACTAGAGTGGGACAGGGaatttacatttctaaatttCCAAACGACACCGATACTAATGCCCTCAGAATTGATGGGGCACAGGAATTCGCCTTCAGAGCACGCTATCTTGATACTCACGAGAAGAGCTTGTTTGCAAACTTAAATACATACATCACCTGAGTACCTTGTCACAAAGCAGATGCTACCACAGAAGTGGGGGTCAGACCCAGAAATGCTGCAGTTGGGATAAACTCTCAAGTGATGCCAATGATCCTCTATGATTACACTTCGAGTAGCAACATACTTTAGCACTCAGATGTTAGATTTGCTATACCTggtttaacttttaaattattgtgAAAAATCAATGATATTTTCAGACTATCTCTGAAGTGGAAAAAACTAAACTGCATAGTATAGGAGGTTTGAGATGGAAGTTGCATGTTTGAAATACAGTTTTATTCTAGGTATACACAAAACTTCTTTTTTATACCACAGTATCCTTTTCATTTGTATTAAATTGTTTTTCAGATAAGTCATCAAGCACCTCTCTTAATAGACTTCCCAGGATATTTTCCACATGTACTTTTTATTGTTGGTTACATGAAAAATATGACACTAGCATCCTGAGCTTGTACAGTAAATACTAGtgtaaaaaaagcaaaaaaaaaaaaaagcaatattacTGGTGAAGTTAACAAACATCTTTCTTGATATACCTGGtctggtggtctgaatgagaatggtccccataagctcagatgtttgaatacttggtcaccggttggtggaactgtttaggaagaattaagaggtatggccttattggaggaggtgtggtcacTAGAGGCAGgctctgagatttcaaaagaccattctgagttctctctctcttttgttctctctctctcccccctctcccccctctcctctctctctctccctctccccctctcctctctctctcactccccctttcccctctccccctctccccctctcccccctccccctctccccctcttctctctctctctctctctctctctctctctctctctgcctcatagtTGTGTCCCAAGATGTGAGCTCTAAGCTACTGCTTCAGCATCATATCTGCCTACCTGCTACCAAGCTCCCCATCATGATAGTCATGGGCTCTTCACCTCTGAAAcaataagccccaaataaatgctttattttataagttgctttggtcatggtgttttatcacagcaatagaaaagtacgACATGTAGATCGTAGGAATTTTTGAAGCCTCCATGTTAAACAGACTGCAGGAAGTACACACCACTCTCCCAGGCCATCCCATGGTGCCTGGAACATCAGTCTCTGGTGTTCTAGAAAGTTTCAGTTACAAAGgaataagaaattaaaggcttAGACATGTCCCTCTAGCAAAGGCATTAGGAAATCACTGAAGAGTGCTGGGTTCTCTCAAGGTTGGTTTAGGAATGGTCAAGATTGGGGTCTCCGACAGGCTCTCCTTCCTTGTTAATGATAAGTTCTGCTAAGGTCAGCTCCTAATCCCACCAAGGAATTAACTAATTAATGAATTAACATTTAATTAAGCTAAATATGTATCACAAACTTGGGGCAGATGGCTTCAACCACAG
The sequence above is drawn from the Peromyscus leucopus breed LL Stock chromosome 1, UCI_PerLeu_2.1, whole genome shotgun sequence genome and encodes:
- the LOC114703401 gene encoding oocyte-secreted protein 1-like isoform X1, yielding MKRMFQIAYRLQCTNHWFYLRIKATLFPNIFMEPDEVFLGIGCPVNTVWPNDVYDFTYRTYSCGIVNKVLGDVTLLQTKLTYISKNSTARAEMLLSCVMHSRYPLFCEAESKGDFTGNPPAWEVDMTMPRNEQAAPAVPPNFSTSSEEPQGSRTIKLQPAEESSFMDQKLSLLHFSRVHTV
- the LOC114703401 gene encoding oocyte-secreted protein 1-like isoform X2, which translates into the protein MAPAYRLQCTNHWFYLRIKATLFPNIFMEPDEVFLGIGCPVNTVWPNDVYDFTYRTYSCGIVNKVLGDVTLLQTKLTYISKNSTARAEMLLSCVMHSRYPLFCEAESKGDFTGNPPAWEVDMTMPRNEQAAPAVPPNFSTSSEEPQGSRTIKLQPAEESSFMDQKLSLLHFSRVHTV
- the LOC114703401 gene encoding oocyte-secreted protein 1-like isoform X3, with protein sequence MEPDEVFLGIGCPVNTVWPNDVYDFTYRTYSCGIVNKVLGDVTLLQTKLTYISKNSTARAEMLLSCVMHSRYPLFCEAESKGDFTGNPPAWEVDMTMPRNEQAAPAVPPNFSTSSEEPQGSRTIKLQPAEESSFMDQKLSLLHFSRVHTV